The genome window ATTCCCAGTACTCAAAACTCCTTGTTAACGTTGCCTGTTTGAGTTTGTAGTTACTcctaaaaataagaaaagcaaTTAGCAATTAGGATGTCGAGATCTTTTTTAACTTTGAGCTCAATATACTTTTTCATCAACTCGTAGACCACAAGGGGATCTGTTCACTTAATGTCGGGATTGATGTTGACATAGTGCGCATTTTCAAGAAGTTTAATGTCACTACACAACAGCTGGAAAAAGTTTTGAGACAAAAGCTGGACACTGGAAGTGTCAACTCCTTTTCTTgactttttcattctttgcaACTTTCCAGGAAACAATTGCCTGCATCGGTAGCTCTGTTGCCTTGGATGTTAGCAATGGCTTTTTCAGTCAGTTCTTCCAAATATTCACGTCCACGTCCACTGGCCTGCTGCTGCGCAATTTTATTTGTTAGCAATTCATAGCACACTATAAAGTTGCATTCAGTAAAGTCAAGGCCTTCTTCAGCCACACTGGTGGACATCAGGAGGTTAACCctgacagaaaatggaaattgtGTTACAAGGAAATGATGCCAGATTCCATTGCAAGCCACAGTAAGGCGGCCACCTTGATGCCATCTTCTTGTAATGCTCTGTTGTTGACCACCCAGTTATTTAGgcagtgttttactgttttactgaAGAGGATGGGAAAAACTGTTTCAGCAGACTGCTCTCAAGTCTGGCCATTTTGGGGTTCTCAAAGTAAGAATCCATTGCAAGTTTCTTCAGTTCCACCTGATTCTCTGTGTAACAAAGACAGCAGTACTTCCTGAAAATGTTATTGTGACCaagaatataaattaaaatcatgCACATATTAAGACAAGCAATGAACAACAATGAGCAACAAGCGCTATAGTCCCACTATGAAAAAGTCCTAGCAGAAAGATCTCTGTTCCATCAATGGCTCTGTAAGACATTGTCTTGTACAAAGCCTTTAGGGAGCTGTAAGCATTCATCTTAGTGTCATTGATGAGCAGGCATTGTCATACTTTCTGAGGTGATATGCACATTGTGACAGCAGTCCGTTTTCTTCTTTAACCCCTGATttaagaaatacacaaacaatatatGAGTGTAATCCGAAACATTGCAACTAACCTCTCAGAAGCAACTTTTGCTTTATATTTCAGTGGCCTTGTGCAGTCGAAAAGATAAATGTGTTCTCCTTACCATCATAATTGAACACCCTAACAGAATAAACATCTCATTACAGAATGGCTTCTCTAGATTCACCACATCTGCCTCATACTTGTATGCCACATCCTCGCAGTAAAATCATAATGTAGATTCCTGTACTCGTGGATCACCTGCATCATCCATTTCAAATGTTGCCCGAATGGGTCCTACAAGAAGAAAGTACTGTCTTAGTGTCCACTATATGCAGAAAATAATCTGTAAGGCATcgctttgacattttattataaaggaTGAAATATTTGCTTACCTCCAGCCTTTTTTCCACAATGTCAAAGCTTTTGATGGGTCTTGGTATGTTCTTCTTTAATTCAGTAGCatattttaagttgaaactattGCTGTGTTCAGGTTGCGCCCCACTCCTCCAGACAACATTCAAAGTGtctgtgggcaagacactgaacccccaacagcccatccctatccccagccatgcagtgccagtcccaagccccaTAGAAAATGTGGAGGCTcgcgtcaagaagggcatccagcttaaaaactgtgccaaatcaacagtttaaaaaatacatataaacatCATACATaagtatgtatttatatgtatttttttaattttatgttagGAATATTGGAGATATTATTAACAGACAAACTAGTGGAGTAAAAAGATTACTTGAGGAAGATCTTATTAGGCCAGAAAATCTGTTTTGCTTCAGCTCTGCACTGGGAATGTTAAAGCTCTGACTGTTCACCTGAGAGCCCTGAGCACGTGCTTTGGGTGTTAATAATATAACACTGCTAAATTGGttacactgcagtgttttcaagtgaaaattcaaatgtaaatgtaaagtttaatgATGTAATACAAGTTGCTAACAGACCATGGGGTGTGTATTAATTATTGGGCTGTATGTCCAGATGAAGCCTAAGATTTAGAATATTGCAGCCTTGAATTCAGATGTAAAGATGTTGAAGTACATATCAAGGCCAAAACTTTtctatctcttttttttcaaagtaaacctGTCCCATCACAGAAAGCGATTTTGTTTCGACTCAGCGTAAATGCTATACAGAGCACCTTTTTTATTCCTTCCCCTCCTTCCTGAGCATCCGTTCTAAGAATCACAATTACTGtttttcctccttcctcctAAAGGATATCCAATTTTCTCTTCCCTAAATAGATTGTCCTTCACTGTCCTAAGGAGAAACAGTAAAATTTCAGAAATTGCATGAGACGACGGGCTGCTGTTCATTCTTGTGACCGATGCAATTGGGCTTTCTTTTTGCATGTCAGCAGCCTTGGAATGTCAGTGTCTTCACACGGGCCTGAAACTGTGCTGTCATTTTAGCTTGTACTTGGATGTAATTTAATCAGTGCTGCTTgttgtgtgcttgtgtaggAAAGTGACTCTCTTTGTTGTTTGTCACTAACTAATCTTTAATTAGTCTCCCAGGATCCAGGCTTTGCAGTGAAATGCTCTAATGGTGAGGCATCCTGTTCCAATGAGGTGAATAATCCTCATGCAGATGTGTAGTGATATGACATTTGCACTGTCTTGACGTGATTGTCTTAATGGCCTTTCAGCCAGCAGTCACCTCTCTCTTCTCATCTGTCACATCCAGTCGCCTTTTGCAGTTTCCTCACACTCACATGCTATCCTTCTATCGCACCCTCAGcctctctcctctgctttcaATTTCACTTTGATTTTCCCCCTCTTGCCGTGGCTCCATGTTTCGTTTTTTCGATCTACGGGAACCATTTGATCTTTTAACAGATTTACTTTATCTGAATGACCTTGTGATGTCTTTCCAACAGCATTTTCTGGAGGTATTGGGGGATTACTCAGAAGTATAATTACCCCCACTCACCCTATTTCAATGCAAATAGAGAAATATTCAGCCCACTCCTCACAATGGATGTGACTCAGATAATGTTCCCTCCATCGTTTTTCTGAAAGTGGCTCTTAATTATAACTTTGCTCTGGATAATGAGTCTGATATCTGAAATTGGACGTCTTCATTTCTCTTATCCACGAATTTCATGGATTCTGAGATGAGAGCGTGTCCAACACAGGCACTCTCTCACCACTAAGCCTCATTGCCATATACTTGAACAGAGTTAATAACTACCAGCTCCTTTAACTAGAGGAAATAATTAATCACAGCTCAATTCTAAACCATTGTGGGTTTGACCTTTGCTGCTGCTTAAACAATGTTGAATGGATTGATTTAATACTGTTCATGTACATCTATGACCGTCCTcatgattttaattaaaaggaGATCCAGTATAAACAGATGAGACCATGTCACAGCAGATACATCATTTGTGGGTGGTTCAGgtgtgaacattttttaatgttcctTTAAAGGACCCACACACTTCAGGTGTGTGGCTTAAAAGGATAGTGCAGACGAACATTTACCAAGTGGAAAATTCTTTCTTGTAATATTAGGTCATACTTACAGTAGAATGGTTGCCTAGTCTAGATTTGTAAGTAGGCTGCACTACAGTGATCCATGCATGAGCATACTTACTGTACAGTGCTctcccataatgacaacatgcgTAATAATCACACTAGTTGTGTGAGTTTACCATTTTAACCGAGCCAGGGATACTCTGAACCCACGAAACAGAGCAATCTCACAGACCAGATATAATATAATAGATTATACATTTATCCATATGGGGAAATTGTTGTTTCACAGGTGTACTTAGGCGATGGAGTTTCTGTCAGGGTTTTGTTCAAGTTGCCCAGAGAAACCAGGAGTGACCACCAACACTGAGATGCATTGAGACTGCTCTGCCAAATGCCACAGCTGttctttatgtttgtggttcattttgaaaagtaaagtatataaaaacttatttctttcttttccatgGACAGAATTTCATCACTATTCATTGGAGATTATCTGATATCAACAATAGTTGCTAGAActtcagcattttcttttagCCCATGATCAAACTCAACGTGAGGAAACTAATGTCTTTTaccaaaatgaaacatttcttcattcCTCAAAACCTTAGGGGAAAACAACCTCTATTAGTGGTGGAAGATGATACAACCAAAATAAATCATCTTCCATCCAACATTTCTGCAGCCCACCAACATGACTTGTGAAGCTCAGCTCAtctttttctcaacagtttGTAATGCACCTTATATACCTCAGGCTAGAATCACAAGCAACACTAAAGGAGCGGGAAATTTGTGCTGACGTGCCAGGAAACCTGGAGAAGAGCAAAACGCAGATATTTTCGATGGCAAAGGGTCCGTGGGAAATAAATGCTGACTGAAGTGGTAGCAAAGGAAGAATTGCTCTCAAGGGAAACTGCTTTAggcatgaaaatgaaaaagtaggACTAATAATAAAAGTGCACACCAGTTTATTATGTGGGTTATCACATGACATGACTGCCACACATCCTGTGggttttattatacattttttgggTTCAAAATGGAGCTGCTTTGTTCAAGTGCTGTAAGCATTTAGTTTGTTCAACCATGTTCAACAGTTATCAAAGTGTTAGGTGGACTATAACTATTTTAGTTGGACATTTCTTGTGTTTCAGAAGTGGCTGTCGATGTGAGGTGAGCTGTCTTTCCGGCAGAACTTCTGTCCGTCTTGTACCAATGCATCAGGCCCTATTAGACCCTAACATCTCAACCCTGTGGTCTGACTGTCCTGATTTCCTTTCATTCTGCTGAAATTAACAAGTTCCACTTGATATTTACTTTGAGTTTGGTCATCTACCATTTTTGTCTGAACCCCGATACTgcttttgtggttttaataCAAACGTGTAATGATATTACAGATTCTTCTGCGTCATTCACCAATTacttattatatattttctgttatCGACTAGTAAACGATTCCCAGTAGCAAACgttttctaaataaaagcattcGAAATCGGTTAACGCCAACGCATTTGTTGAAGTATCAGTAAACACGGTAACGTTACGTCGTCTCCAGCTTTAGTAAAAGTTACACCTAGCAAAAGCTAGTTTTTTGTTCTCTTCTTCAACATGGTGAATCCTagtctggtaaaaaaaaactttaaatgatgGTAAACTAGTCGACACTGAAACCACTTTAAGTCATAAACAGTTATGTAAACTTGAGCTAACGTTATGATAATGGACTGTAACATATTTATTCATGAAACCTCAGCCTTTATTCTTTATTCGTTCTTTTAACAGGTAGTtctgatttagtttttcaaGAAAGACATGCAAATATATATGTACAGCAGCAGAAGGATAGGTTTGGTCAGTTTTAAAAGCATCCTGTGCTTTACTGAAACTGAATTACTGGTTAACTACACTGATAGTCAAAATGATGTTAATGATTGTAGTTTGGGAAGTACCTGTACAACAATCAACCAATGACAGGTTATGTGAATAACTTTGATTATGTTGTTGGCAGCAGatgaacattttgttctttaaatgtaGTCCAATCCAGTACAAGAGCTTCTGTACCTCAATCGGAAGAGGTGGCCTGTTCTGATgaatcttgttttcttttccatcatGTGGATGGGTGGGTACGTTTTCATTGCTTAGTTGGAAAAGAGATGGCACCAGGATACACTATTGgaaaaatgaaagcagcagaggagtGATACTTTGGACAACGTTCTCCTGCAAACCCTTTGTTCCTGCTATTCATGTGAGTTATTTTGACATGTTTCATCTACCTAAACATTGATGCAGACCAAGTACATCCCTTGAGCCTCAGTGGGTTTTAGCGGGAAGAGGGGGACCTATTAAATGTTAGGTGGGTGGTCATTATGGCTGATCAGCAAATGTGAATGGTATTAAACATCACTCTGCTTTACTTATATTTAAATGTCTCTCTAACTCTAGCTCAAAAGTTGTGTTATCAGGAGGATTTGAGATAATGAGATGATATCATCTGATTGCTCATTCTATAAAGGTCATATCCTTGGTCTACCTGCCCCACCAGAACTCCTCCAGATAACATTCTCTGAACTGAAAAAGTCCCCAAAATGATTTAATCTGAAGGAGTTCTGGGAGGAGGTTGATGATTGATTGTACTGCAGTTACTGCAGTTTGTTGTCTccagctatatatatatataaaaaaaactgctaataAATCATGAGTAACTGATATTGTGTCTGTCTAGGTGTTGGGAATGACAGTCCTCAACCTGTCCTTTGCTGCATGTGGCTTCTTGCAGATCTACCATTTGGGTGCTGTAGAAGATATTCTCAGCCATGGGAACAAGCTACTGGCCTCCCTCAGGGCTTGTGCGGGGGCCTCAGCTGGAGCATTGGTTGCTGCTGTAATGATTACGGCTCCTGACAAATTAGAAGTAAAGTATTTGCCtcccatatacagtatattgcagaGTCACGCAGTAATTAATAAAGTCAGAGGGGCTACCCTTAAGGGTCCTTGAGGCATTTTCAGAGGTCCTAaagcaaaatattaatataatttagaTTAAAAGTTATCACTTTTACCATTAGTACACACTGTGTAAGGTTGTCAGAGACTTGGTCAGGGTGACATCCTGTTTTCTGGTTTTTGCCCTTCAACATTAGACATCCCAGCAGCATCCCACCTCTGCTCAACAAGTTTAAGGTTAATGTAAAGTGGTATCCATTGTGGTATCTGAGAGGTATTCTGAGTACAAGTCCATGTACATAACAGCAGTAATTGACCCAATACTTGTTAATAATGTTGGTATAAgaaaaaacagtgtttgttcCGCTGTTTTGTAGCACTGTAAAGACTTCACCTACAGGTTTGCTGACAGTGTCGGACACTTTGGAGCCCTCACACCAGGACACAACGTCCTACTCGAACTACGCtaattactactactattactcaAAATGCTGATGGGAAACAGAGGAAACTGTGATGTATCGCTACTGAAATATGAGATTTCATACTATCACAATAGATCACATATCCCAGTATGAACTAACTATGAGTGTCATTGGAGACAGCCTCGGTCTGTGCAATTGTGGAGCATCCTTTTTGCACATTTAGagcttcagtgttttgtctgtgttcagATACAGTGAAGTTACAGTGTGACtgcatttattaatataaaagtgTAAAGCACAGTTAGACAGTAAATGTCaagggtttaaaaaaacaaagaatgtgtGTTGCCCTTGAGTCTGACCAAGTTCATATATTCTTTGTCTACATGAAGACATTCTTAAGACATTTTTACCTGTCAAATTACcttaattgaaatatttttgctaAACAACAGTGAGACTCAGCATTGTACATTAAATCACCTTGTGACCTAAATATATTCTTTCATGCTTCATTAGTATTCTTCAATGAATCTGTGTATGTGAAACAGATTGAGTATTAACTACATGTTGCTGTAAAAAGCATAGTGTTTATGATGTCCTGTGggaataatattattaaaagaaCATACAAATGGCCATCTGTGTGTGGATCCTCTCCAGGGAGGGGATAGAAGAGATTCTGCCCAGTGACGCTCACAGTCTGGCCAATGACAGCCTCTATGTCTCAATAACACACTCCAAGAGTGGCAAGAACCACATTATGCCCAGGTTTACCTTCAGGGAGGACCTCGTAAAGGCATTCCCACAGACACTCTTTAAAAATAACACTgtgcttttcagttttaaatgctttcatAAATATTTGTGATTGTTTTACATCCTTGTTTGCCTCAGCTCTCCAGCTTGGTGGTTACTTTTTACTGCTTTGACCACAAAATGGCACTAACAAAGTCAATACTTATATTATGAATGTCTATGTATTGTATATCAGCAGGGTCCGAGAGTATCCCTGTAACCATTGTCTGTTCTTTATGTGACATTTCTATAAAGTAAATGACGACAAATCTGTTTTATGTGACGGATCCGTTTTCACAAATTAACAGTGCTCGTCCAGACTCTACTGGCGAGTAGCTTTGTGCACGTCTATGCTGGACTCACACCTGTGGAGTTTAGAGGACAGGTAATTCCACACACAATATCCCATGCTTATCACTTAAAATGGTTTTGGTAAAGTCAGACAACATGCAAATGCACCATCAATCTTTTTTTGTCAGTTAGAGAAATTCCAAAGTAAAAGCCCCAAATTTTCAAGATCTATATAACGCATTAGTCCATTATTTCTGACAGTGtctcattacatttacatataagtgtaatttaatttctgcaaaaacatgtatatgtaGCTGTATTAATGATGGATGAATTGTATTTAGCTGCTTTAGTTTGAGGCTCTGGGTTTATGCTACCTAACACTGTCGTGACATAGTGGCACACTCCCTCTATTACTCTATTCAGGACCTATCCTCTATGTTATCGGTAACACCTGGGATTTTTTACTATGACAAGTGATAATGTGACAGATTGTCAACACACTGTACTGCTTGTACTCTGGATTTTCCCTAAAGTAAAATCCTTTGGTCTTATTTTTAAGACTTGCTTGACTGGCAGAACTGCTGGTTTTGTTCCATCAGAAATGGATGGATAGAGGTTTCTCAGACAGCCTGCCAGTTTTACCCCTGGATCGAATCATCACTGTGTCACCCTCTTCTGGAATCCAGGATGTGTGTCCCATCCACACGGGGTACTTCAACACTCAAATCAGACTGGCCAACATGAACATAATGGTGAGGACTAGATGACACAGTACATAGAAGCTGTGTAAGCTGTGTAAATTCCACTTTCATATGTGTTGCCATTGGTTATATTGCTCAGATCAGTATACTAAATGAGATGGAATATGTTCATCAGCATATCTATCCACATTTGGTGTTTTAGTGCACTGGTTCCCAAAGTGGATTCAATAACACCGGTAAAATCCTATGGAACAGACCAAGGGTCTGCTACAAGGTTTGctatcatttttaatatttcacctAATCAAAATTGTGACGTCAAAAATAACATTGAAATGtgtcaacacaaaacaaacaacaaaatcagcAAATTAAAAACGTCATGTGCAGATATGCTGCAGCAAATGACATGACAGCTCACTGTTGCTAGTTGGCATagcaacacaaaacatgtttcccACCTCTGGAGCTCCAGAGTCACAAAAATACTGACAGTCAGAGCAAGAAAGATGTAACACAGTAAACAGAGCTCAAAGAAATGCTGATACCTGTCAGCCTTCAACACATTCTGAGTCCACCGACTACACGTAAATCAGACTCAACTGCCTGGATATAAAGGCCTAACCGACAggtctgtttctttttaaagacaGGTTATCTAGCAGTCTCAGCATAAAATGTGCAACATAACAGCTGTTTGTGGTGTTGGGCCTGTGCTCCCTCCATACATCAACAGCAGACTCACATGTCTGCAGACATGGAAATGTGTCCCAAATAAAGTCAATTTATGTTAATATATAAAAGTCTTCTCATTCAAAAGTTATTGCTCTACGAatctgtaaatattgtttttgtttaccagCTCAGACTCAGATATCTCTTACTTCACCATGACGTCTGTTCTCATTGTCTGTGTGGTGGAAGTTATAATCTTGCTTCATCTTTCATTaggttaatttttttaaagctcaggTTATGCTTCCTGCAGAAACTGGTACAAAGCCGCCGTAATTACATCACTGTAGTGCGAGGGCCATGCACtggtcttttttaaaatctgcactGAGCTAGCGCACACAACCTTGTTGGTGATTGACTCACTGGTTAGAGGGAACCAACCCAAGTACTCCCTTCTCCACCTCCTTTCAGCAGGCATTAATAATACAATGACCGATCTGTTGATAATGGCctaaataatatactgtaaaattaaGTCAGCACATGCAATGTACAGTGTTTGGTTACTGGCCCACAGCTCTTTGCTGACATATGGTACAGAAAAGTTTGGAACCACTTTGGATTATCGATAGAACAAGTTGTAGAATTCATGTTTCAGTCCTGTGAGTGGAAGAAACGTTTCAGTGTACAAATGTATATTCACATCCATTGTATTAGAGTGGACCCACAAATCTGACATACAATAATTGTCTTTGGTTTCCTCAGAGTTCTCTGTGGAAAACATCAGACATCTGAACCCGGCTATGTTCCCTCCATCCACCAACAGCATGTAGTCTTTCTGTGAAGAAGGTTTTAATGACCCCATGAGGTTCCTGCAGATAAGAGGGCTGGATGAGCTGATGTTTAGTTCAGGATCAAGCAACAAACCGAGCACCATTTACAGAAATATGAGAAGGAATTGTATAGATTTTACTGGATTTATCTCCT of Channa argus isolate prfri chromosome 23, Channa argus male v1.0, whole genome shotgun sequence contains these proteins:
- the pnpla4 gene encoding LOW QUALITY PROTEIN: patatin-like phospholipase domain-containing protein 4 (The sequence of the model RefSeq protein was modified relative to this genomic sequence to represent the inferred CDS: substituted 1 base at 1 genomic stop codon); this translates as MTVLNLSFAACGFLQIYHLGAVEDILSHGNKLLASLRACAGASAGALVAAVMITAPDKLEHCKDFTYRFADSVGHFGALTPGHNVLLELREGIEEILPSDAHSLANDSLYVSITHSKSGKNHIMPRFTFREDLVKTLLASSFVHVYAGLTPVEFRGQKWMDRGFSDSLPVLPLDRIITVSPSSGIQDVCPIHTGYFNTQIRLANMNIMFSVENIRHLNPAMFPPSTNSMXSFCEEGFNDPMRFLQIRGLDELMFSSGSSNKPSTIYRNMRRNCIDFTGFISCVILIKTCIKAGCFYGVIL